The Deinococcus sedimenti genome window below encodes:
- a CDS encoding LacI family DNA-binding transcriptional regulator: MSTIQDVARLAGVSPTTAKRALKEPDKLTPDTLARVRQAIAQLHYEPDQRAGSLRGGQSTTVGLVVGSILEPFFAQFARTASHVLADAGYTLIISENEYSAQRELQELRRLYGLRVAGIMLRPGYGQDSQEYLARLRSRGVAITEYDYRPPHHDEPSVMLDNAGAVRQAVTHLHALGHRRIAALGTYHPVIHPEERSRAFPEIMNALGLTVPTEYQRVTLLNEDTAYTLTNDLLDLPEPPTALIALTGTQASGAYRALRERDLRLPQDISLVTFDNYPWTGLVDPPITVLEQPVEAMAEQTAALMLAQLGHAPIRQRHVVLHARLIERGSTAPPARP; this comes from the coding sequence GTGTCCACCATCCAGGACGTCGCCCGGCTGGCCGGCGTCTCCCCCACCACCGCCAAACGCGCCCTGAAAGAACCCGACAAGCTCACCCCGGACACCCTCGCCCGGGTCCGGCAGGCCATCGCCCAGCTTCACTACGAACCCGACCAGCGCGCCGGCAGCCTGCGCGGCGGCCAGAGCACCACCGTCGGTCTGGTCGTCGGCTCAATCCTCGAACCGTTCTTCGCGCAGTTCGCCCGCACCGCCTCGCATGTTCTGGCGGACGCCGGGTACACCCTGATCATCAGCGAGAACGAGTACAGCGCCCAGCGCGAACTCCAGGAACTCCGGCGCCTGTACGGCCTGCGCGTGGCCGGCATCATGCTGCGCCCCGGCTACGGCCAGGACAGTCAGGAGTACCTCGCGCGGCTGCGCTCACGGGGCGTGGCCATCACCGAGTACGACTACCGCCCCCCCCACCACGACGAGCCCAGCGTCATGCTCGACAACGCCGGGGCCGTGCGGCAGGCCGTCACGCACCTGCACGCCCTCGGGCACCGCCGCATCGCCGCGCTGGGCACGTACCACCCGGTCATCCACCCCGAGGAACGCAGCCGCGCCTTCCCCGAGATCATGAACGCCCTGGGCCTGACCGTCCCCACCGAATACCAGCGCGTGACGCTCCTCAACGAGGACACGGCGTACACCCTGACCAACGACCTGCTGGACCTGCCCGAGCCGCCCACCGCGCTGATCGCCCTGACCGGCACGCAGGCGTCCGGCGCGTACCGCGCGCTGCGCGAGCGGGACCTGCGTCTCCCGCAGGACATCAGTCTCGTGACGTTCGACAACTACCCCTGGACCGGCCTGGTGGACCCGCCCATCACGGTGCTGGAACAGCCGGTGGAGGCCATGGCCGAGCAGACGGCCGCGCTGATGCTGGCGCAGCTGGGGCACGCGCCGATCCGTCAGCGGCACGTGGTGCTGCACGCCCGCCTGATCGAGCGCGGCAGCACCGCTCCACCCGCGCGTCCCTGA
- a CDS encoding ABC transporter substrate-binding protein, whose translation MNRLALLALTAVLSQASAVTITIATVNNPDMVTMQKLTPEFNKKYPDIQVKWVTLPENELRQKITLDVASGAGSFDLATVGAYEVPIWAKNGWLEPLSPLFGKYPDIAKSYNLADVLPGVRGALTVGGNLYAVPFYAESSMTYYNKDLFKAAGLTMPAQPTWTQVQSFASKIHNPSKGIYGVCLRGLPGWGENMALFTTMVNTFGGRWFDNNWQAQVNSPAWKNAMTFYVNLVKRYGPPGATGNGFTENLTLMSQGKCGMWVDATVAAGFLSDPSSSKITKSVGFAKAPVGTTPRGNNWYWSWNLAIPKSTKQEDAAFKFLTWATSKDYIALVAKTKGTWASVPPGTRTSTYQNANYKKAAGAFSGLVLSSINTADVNKATKDPVPYTGVQYVAIPEFQALGTQVGQYLAGALSGQYTVDQALKLAQDAANKTAREGGYQK comes from the coding sequence GTGAATCGACTTGCCCTGCTCGCCCTGACCGCCGTCCTCAGCCAGGCCAGCGCCGTGACCATCACCATCGCCACCGTGAACAACCCGGACATGGTCACCATGCAGAAACTCACCCCCGAGTTCAACAAGAAATACCCCGACATCCAGGTCAAATGGGTGACCCTCCCCGAGAACGAACTGCGCCAGAAGATCACCCTCGACGTCGCCTCCGGCGCCGGCAGCTTCGACCTCGCCACCGTCGGCGCCTACGAGGTCCCCATCTGGGCCAAGAACGGCTGGCTCGAACCCCTCAGCCCCCTGTTCGGCAAGTACCCCGACATCGCCAAGAGCTACAACCTCGCCGATGTCCTGCCCGGCGTGCGCGGCGCCCTGACCGTCGGCGGCAACCTGTACGCCGTGCCCTTCTACGCCGAGAGCAGCATGACCTACTACAACAAGGACCTGTTCAAGGCCGCCGGACTGACCATGCCCGCCCAGCCCACCTGGACCCAGGTGCAGAGCTTCGCCAGCAAGATCCACAACCCCAGCAAAGGCATCTACGGCGTGTGCCTGCGCGGCCTGCCCGGCTGGGGCGAGAACATGGCCCTGTTCACCACCATGGTCAACACCTTCGGCGGCCGCTGGTTCGACAATAACTGGCAGGCCCAGGTGAACAGCCCCGCCTGGAAGAACGCCATGACCTTCTACGTGAACCTCGTCAAACGCTACGGCCCTCCCGGCGCCACCGGCAACGGCTTCACCGAGAACCTCACCCTGATGAGTCAGGGCAAGTGCGGCATGTGGGTCGACGCGACCGTCGCTGCCGGGTTCCTCAGCGACCCCAGCAGCAGCAAGATCACCAAATCCGTCGGCTTCGCCAAAGCCCCGGTCGGCACCACCCCCCGCGGCAACAACTGGTACTGGAGCTGGAACCTCGCCATTCCCAAGAGCACCAAGCAGGAAGACGCCGCCTTCAAGTTCCTGACCTGGGCCACCAGCAAGGACTACATCGCGCTGGTCGCCAAGACCAAGGGCACCTGGGCCAGCGTCCCCCCCGGCACCCGCACCAGCACCTACCAGAACGCCAACTACAAGAAAGCCGCCGGGGCCTTCAGCGGCCTGGTCCTGAGCAGCATCAACACGGCCGACGTGAACAAGGCCACCAAGGACCCCGTGCCCTACACCGGCGTGCAGTACGTCGCCATCCCCGAATTCCAGGCGCTCGGCACGCAGGTCGGCCAGTACCTCGCCGGGGCGCTCAGCGGCCAGTACACCGTCGATCAGGCGCTGAAACTCGCGCAGGACGCCGCGAACAAGACCGCCCGCGAAGGCGGCTACCAGAAGTAA
- a CDS encoding carbohydrate ABC transporter permease, producing MTAAATPHASVAPAPKRGFRLTPAALIWPALLYLILTTQVPFFMTVYYSFFRYNLAIPGARPFIGLDNYKNLLTDPQNLTILWNTVVLAGGTLILTLIIGAALALLLNRDFPGRALLRTLLISSFLVMPVVTAVVWKNMLLNPAFGFFSWVLTSLGLPPVDFLAQHPMASVIAMITWEWTPFAMLILLTGLQSLPDDQLEAARLDGASPWQEFRYVVLPHWTQAIQVVVLMETIALLQVYGEIYGSTSGGPGLATTNLPYFIYQKAFAEYNIGLASAAGVITVVLTNVLAAYMLRLLTRTSRSE from the coding sequence ATGACCGCCGCCGCCACCCCGCACGCCAGCGTCGCCCCCGCCCCCAAGCGGGGTTTCCGTCTGACCCCCGCCGCGCTGATCTGGCCCGCCCTGCTGTACCTGATCCTGACCACCCAGGTGCCGTTCTTCATGACGGTGTACTACTCGTTCTTCCGCTACAACCTCGCCATTCCCGGCGCCCGCCCGTTCATCGGGCTGGACAACTACAAGAACCTGCTGACCGACCCGCAGAACCTCACGATCCTGTGGAACACCGTCGTCCTGGCCGGCGGCACCCTGATCCTGACCCTGATCATCGGCGCGGCCCTGGCGCTGCTGCTGAACCGTGACTTCCCGGGCCGGGCGCTGCTGCGCACCCTGCTGATCAGCTCGTTCCTGGTCATGCCGGTCGTGACGGCGGTCGTGTGGAAGAACATGCTCCTGAACCCCGCCTTCGGGTTCTTCTCCTGGGTGCTGACCAGCCTGGGCCTGCCGCCGGTGGACTTCCTGGCGCAGCACCCGATGGCCAGCGTGATCGCCATGATCACCTGGGAATGGACGCCCTTTGCCATGCTGATCCTCCTGACCGGCCTGCAGAGCCTCCCGGACGATCAGCTGGAAGCCGCCCGCCTGGACGGCGCCAGCCCCTGGCAGGAATTCCGCTACGTGGTGCTGCCCCACTGGACGCAGGCCATCCAGGTGGTCGTCCTGATGGAAACCATCGCGCTGCTGCAGGTGTACGGCGAGATCTATGGCAGCACGTCCGGCGGGCCCGGGCTGGCCACCACCAACCTGCCGTACTTCATCTACCAGAAGGCCTTCGCGGAGTACAACATCGGGCTCGCCAGCGCCGCCGGGGTGATCACCGTGGTCCTCACGAACGTGCTCGCCGCGTACATGCTGCGCCTCCTGACCCGCACCAGCAGGAGCGAATGA
- a CDS encoding carbohydrate ABC transporter permease, which yields MKAQIRLRNALLTLVTYLIAAAFLFPLVWMFMAAFKTEAQAFATPPVFIFTPTLENFEKAMGTYFPALRNSLAAAVGSTILAFILGLPAAFALAVYPTRRAQGVLTWMLSTKFMPAVGVIVPLFLIYRNLDLLDTLPGLILMYTTMNLPLVVWMMHSYMTEIPYAIYEAAKVDGATVAQEFFGIALPLSTPGMAATALLCLIFAWNEVFFALNLTSANAAPLSVFIGEFKTSQGLFWAQLSAAATLVVLPVLIFGWVAQRQLVRGLSFGAVK from the coding sequence ATGAAAGCCCAGATCCGACTGAGAAACGCCCTGCTGACCCTGGTCACGTACCTGATCGCCGCCGCGTTCCTGTTCCCGCTCGTGTGGATGTTCATGGCCGCCTTCAAGACCGAGGCGCAGGCCTTCGCCACCCCGCCCGTGTTCATCTTCACGCCCACCCTGGAGAACTTCGAAAAGGCCATGGGCACGTACTTCCCGGCGCTGCGCAACTCACTGGCGGCCGCCGTGGGCAGCACCATCCTGGCCTTCATCCTGGGCCTCCCGGCGGCGTTCGCGCTGGCCGTGTACCCCACCCGCCGCGCGCAGGGCGTCCTGACCTGGATGCTGTCCACGAAATTCATGCCCGCCGTGGGCGTCATCGTGCCGCTGTTCCTGATCTACCGCAACCTCGACCTGCTCGACACGCTGCCCGGCCTGATCCTGATGTACACCACCATGAACCTCCCGCTGGTCGTGTGGATGATGCACTCCTACATGACCGAGATCCCCTACGCGATCTACGAGGCCGCCAAGGTGGACGGCGCGACCGTCGCGCAGGAATTCTTCGGGATTGCCCTGCCGCTGAGCACGCCCGGCATGGCCGCCACCGCGCTGCTGTGCCTGATCTTCGCGTGGAACGAGGTGTTCTTCGCCCTGAACCTCACCAGCGCCAACGCCGCGCCGCTGAGCGTGTTCATTGGTGAATTCAAGACCAGCCAGGGTCTGTTCTGGGCGCAGCTGAGCGCCGCCGCCACCCTGGTCGTCCTGCCGGTCCTGATCTTCGGCTGGGTCGCCCAGCGGCAACTCGTGCGCGGCCTGAGCTTCGGAGCGGTGAAGTGA
- a CDS encoding mannitol dehydrogenase family protein translates to MTVTTPSFPLRAASLPALAARVAVPTYDPRGLRTGIVHFGVGAFHRSHQAMYLDRLLNLGQAHGWAICGVGVLPGDAHMRDVLRDQNHLYTLLTRAPDGHSEARVIGAIHDYLFAPDDPEAVCERLAHPATRVVSLTVTEGGYSLNNATGEFDPAGDVLHDLQPGAVPRSTLGFLTEGLRRRRERGHPPFTVMSCDNIQGNGHVTRRVLTAFARRQDPDLADWIDREVAFPNSMVDRITPVTTDTLRADLERDYGVRDAWPVVAEHFTQWVLEDHFTCGRPPLELAGVQLVPDVEPYELMKLRLLNAAHQAMSYPALLGGHTFVHEVCQQPDYAQFLLDYMALEAQPTLHPVPGIDLSAYQHELIERFSNPAIQDTLARLIVDGSERIPKFLLPVAREQAAQGGDLRRCALVVAAWSAYVAHAATRGEPLVDVRAPTLTLAALADQTRPGAFLDQPDVFGDLAGTPAFVQAYLDARTCLATLGPVGALRALHVTSTQGEHA, encoded by the coding sequence GTGACCGTGACCACCCCCAGCTTCCCCCTGCGCGCCGCGAGCCTCCCGGCCCTGGCCGCCCGCGTCGCCGTACCCACGTACGACCCGCGCGGCCTGCGGACCGGCATCGTGCACTTCGGCGTCGGCGCGTTCCACCGCTCGCATCAGGCCATGTACCTCGACCGGCTGCTGAACCTCGGGCAGGCGCACGGCTGGGCGATCTGCGGCGTGGGCGTCCTGCCCGGCGACGCCCACATGCGCGACGTCCTGCGCGACCAGAACCACCTCTACACCCTGCTGACCCGCGCCCCGGACGGCCACAGCGAGGCCCGCGTGATCGGCGCCATTCACGACTACCTGTTCGCCCCCGACGACCCCGAAGCCGTCTGCGAGCGGCTGGCGCACCCCGCCACGCGCGTCGTGTCCCTGACCGTCACCGAGGGCGGCTACAGCCTGAACAACGCCACCGGCGAGTTCGACCCTGCGGGGGACGTCCTGCACGACCTGCAACCCGGCGCCGTGCCCCGCAGCACCCTGGGCTTCCTGACCGAGGGTCTGCGCCGCCGCCGCGAGCGCGGCCACCCGCCCTTCACCGTCATGTCCTGCGACAACATCCAGGGCAACGGGCACGTCACCCGGCGCGTCCTGACCGCCTTCGCCCGCCGCCAGGACCCGGACCTCGCCGACTGGATCGACCGCGAGGTCGCCTTCCCGAACAGCATGGTCGACCGCATCACGCCCGTCACCACCGACACCCTGCGCGCCGACCTGGAACGCGACTACGGCGTGCGCGACGCGTGGCCCGTCGTCGCCGAGCACTTCACGCAGTGGGTGCTGGAAGACCACTTCACCTGCGGCCGCCCCCCCCTGGAACTCGCGGGCGTGCAGCTCGTGCCGGACGTCGAACCGTACGAACTCATGAAGCTGCGCCTGCTGAACGCCGCGCACCAGGCCATGAGCTACCCCGCGCTCCTGGGCGGCCACACGTTCGTGCACGAGGTCTGCCAGCAACCCGACTACGCCCAGTTCCTGCTGGACTACATGGCCCTCGAAGCCCAGCCGACCCTGCACCCCGTGCCCGGCATCGACCTGAGCGCCTACCAGCACGAACTGATCGAACGGTTCTCGAACCCCGCCATTCAGGACACGCTGGCCCGCCTGATCGTGGACGGCAGCGAACGCATTCCCAAATTCCTGCTGCCCGTCGCCCGCGAACAGGCCGCGCAGGGCGGAGACCTGCGCCGCTGCGCGCTGGTCGTCGCCGCCTGGAGCGCGTACGTCGCGCACGCCGCCACGCGCGGCGAGCCCCTGGTGGACGTCCGTGCGCCCACCCTGACCCTGGCTGCGCTGGCCGACCAGACCCGCCCCGGCGCGTTCCTCGATCAGCCCGACGTGTTCGGCGACCTGGCCGGAACTCCCGCCTTCGTGCAGGCCTACCTGGACGCCCGCACCTGCCTCGCCACCCTGGGCCCGGTCGGCGCGCTGCGCGCCCTGCACGTCACCTCCACCCAAGGAGAACACGCATGA
- a CDS encoding SDR family NAD(P)-dependent oxidoreductase produces MTILDLFRLDGRHALVTGGAQGIGFEIAQGLAQAGARVTIADLNPDTGHAAARSLGGQFEVLNVTDASAVAALARKLPDVDVLVNNAGIVRNTPAEDTPDDDWRAVIDVNLSGVYWCCREFGRSMLERGRGSIVSTASMSGLISNHPQPQAAYNASKAAVIHLTRSLAGEWAPRGVRVNCVAPGYTATPLTKRGLDTPEWRETWLKETPMGRLAEPAEIAPAVLYLASDAASFVTGHALVVDGGYTCW; encoded by the coding sequence ATGACCATCCTCGACCTCTTCCGCTTGGACGGCCGCCACGCCCTGGTGACGGGCGGCGCGCAGGGCATCGGCTTCGAGATCGCGCAGGGCCTCGCGCAGGCCGGCGCGCGCGTGACCATCGCCGACCTGAATCCCGACACCGGCCACGCCGCCGCCCGCAGCCTCGGCGGGCAGTTCGAGGTGCTGAACGTCACCGACGCCAGTGCCGTCGCCGCCCTGGCCCGGAAGCTTCCGGACGTCGACGTTCTCGTGAACAACGCCGGGATCGTCCGCAACACCCCCGCCGAGGACACCCCCGACGACGACTGGCGCGCCGTGATCGACGTGAACCTCAGCGGCGTGTACTGGTGCTGCCGTGAATTCGGCCGCAGCATGCTGGAACGCGGCCGGGGCAGCATCGTCTCCACGGCAAGCATGAGCGGCCTGATCAGCAACCATCCGCAACCGCAGGCGGCGTACAACGCCAGCAAGGCCGCCGTGATCCACCTCACCCGCTCCCTGGCGGGCGAGTGGGCGCCGCGCGGCGTGCGCGTGAACTGCGTCGCGCCCGGCTACACCGCCACGCCCCTCACGAAACGCGGCCTGGACACCCCCGAGTGGCGCGAGACGTGGCTCAAGGAAACCCCGATGGGCCGCCTCGCGGAACCCGCCGAGATCGCCCCGGCCGTGCTGTACCTCGCGTCCGACGCCGCCAGTTTCGTCACCGGGCACGCCCTGGTCGTCGACGGCGGCTACACCTGCTGGTAG
- a CDS encoding NAD(P)-dependent alcohol dehydrogenase: MTLSSRTSVLTGPRQLDWTAREVPEPGAREVRVRVTRIGVCGSDVHYYTHGRIGPFVVDGPLVLGHEVSGVVEAVGAGVTRVQPGDRVALEPGVPCRRCASCRSGAYNLCPDMRFMATPPVDGALAEYVLWPDDFVYRVSGSVSDDAAALLEPLAVGLWAARKGEVRPGHAVAVLGAGPVGCTTVMAARAAGATTVIAVDLEDFRLDLAREVGATHTINARHADALAAIRELCAARDGLPLSHAGVDVAFETAGSLPTTRLTLAAPKPGGVAVLVGLPPDPEVSLDIVSAASREVTLRGVFRYANCYPAAVELAATGRVNLDALVTHRFPFDRTPEAFAFADREKRTSMKVMIDVS; encoded by the coding sequence ATGACCCTGAGTTCGAGAACGTCCGTCCTGACCGGCCCGCGGCAGCTGGACTGGACGGCCCGCGAGGTCCCCGAGCCCGGCGCGCGGGAGGTGCGGGTGCGCGTCACGCGGATCGGCGTGTGCGGCAGCGACGTGCACTACTACACGCATGGGAGGATCGGGCCGTTTGTGGTGGACGGCCCGCTGGTGCTGGGGCACGAGGTGAGTGGCGTGGTGGAGGCCGTGGGCGCGGGCGTGACCCGCGTGCAGCCGGGGGACCGCGTGGCGCTGGAACCCGGCGTGCCGTGCCGCCGCTGCGCGTCCTGCCGCAGCGGGGCGTACAACCTCTGCCCGGACATGCGGTTCATGGCGACGCCCCCGGTGGACGGCGCCCTGGCCGAGTATGTGCTGTGGCCCGACGACTTCGTGTACCGGGTGTCAGGCAGCGTCAGTGACGACGCGGCGGCGCTGCTGGAACCCCTGGCGGTGGGCCTGTGGGCCGCCCGCAAGGGCGAGGTGCGCCCCGGTCACGCGGTGGCGGTGCTGGGCGCCGGGCCGGTGGGCTGCACGACCGTCATGGCGGCCCGCGCGGCGGGCGCGACCACGGTCATCGCGGTGGATCTGGAGGACTTCCGGCTGGATCTGGCCCGCGAGGTCGGCGCGACCCACACCATCAACGCCCGGCACGCGGATGCCCTGGCGGCCATCCGGGAGCTGTGCGCCGCGCGCGACGGCCTGCCGCTCTCGCACGCGGGCGTGGACGTCGCCTTCGAAACCGCCGGGAGTCTCCCCACCACGCGCCTGACCCTGGCCGCGCCGAAACCGGGCGGCGTGGCCGTGCTGGTGGGCCTCCCGCCCGACCCGGAGGTCAGCCTGGACATCGTCAGCGCCGCGAGCCGCGAGGTGACGCTGCGGGGCGTGTTCCGCTACGCGAACTGCTACCCGGCCGCTGTAGAGCTCGCCGCGACGGGCCGCGTGAATCTGGACGCGCTCGTCACGCACCGCTTCCCGTTCGACCGGACGCCCGAGGCGTTCGCGTTCGCCGACCGCGAGAAACGCACGTCCATGAAGGTGATGATCGATGTCAGCTGA
- a CDS encoding FGGY-family carbohydrate kinase, with amino-acid sequence MSAEPAQDLLIGVDVGTYSSKGVLTTLDGQIVTQHVVPHGISVPQHGHVEQDADAVWWADVVTILRALLREPGMAGRVAGVACSAIGPTLLPLDAAGRPLRPGILYGVDTRAQAQIDALNAELGEAVILAHSDMALTSQAIGPKIRWLREHEPEVWAQARTLTSAGSYLVFRLTGEHVIDHHTGAHFMPLYDPRARTWTAQFAASVLGDRGPQVLPRLAWSNERAGQVTAEAAAATGLRPGTPVAVGTVDALAEGLSVGAARPGDLMIMYGSSTFFILTQQHPTPDARVWSVGGAFEGQVNLAAGMSTTGSLTRWIVDEFAREQDTAAAYDTLFTQAAALPPGADGLLMLPYFSGERTPINDPQARGVVAGLTLSHTRAHLFRAALEGVGYGIRHNLDALRDLGADVRRVIAVGGGTKGGTWLQIVSDITGQVQEVPQVTVGASYGDAFLAGLAAGVLSHADLDRWVQPGPPVTPDPATRAEYDRLYRLYRALYPATRDIVHAL; translated from the coding sequence ATGTCAGCTGAACCGGCGCAGGACCTCCTGATCGGGGTGGATGTCGGCACGTACTCCAGCAAGGGCGTCCTGACCACGCTGGACGGGCAGATCGTAACGCAGCACGTCGTGCCGCACGGGATCTCGGTGCCCCAGCACGGACACGTGGAGCAGGACGCGGACGCGGTGTGGTGGGCGGACGTGGTGACGATCCTGCGCGCGCTGCTGCGCGAACCCGGCATGGCCGGGCGGGTGGCGGGGGTGGCGTGCAGCGCGATCGGCCCCACGCTGCTGCCGCTGGACGCGGCGGGGCGGCCGCTGCGGCCCGGCATCCTGTACGGCGTGGACACCCGCGCGCAGGCGCAGATCGACGCACTGAACGCCGAACTGGGCGAGGCGGTGATCCTCGCGCACAGCGACATGGCCCTGACGAGTCAGGCGATCGGCCCGAAGATCCGCTGGCTGCGTGAACACGAACCCGAGGTGTGGGCGCAGGCACGCACGCTGACGAGTGCGGGCAGTTACCTCGTGTTCCGCCTGACCGGCGAGCACGTCATCGACCACCATACGGGCGCGCACTTCATGCCGCTGTACGACCCGCGCGCCCGCACCTGGACCGCGCAGTTCGCCGCGTCCGTGCTGGGCGACCGCGGACCGCAGGTGCTGCCCCGCCTCGCCTGGAGTAACGAGCGGGCCGGTCAGGTCACCGCAGAGGCCGCCGCCGCCACCGGCCTGCGTCCCGGCACGCCCGTCGCGGTGGGCACCGTGGACGCCTTGGCCGAGGGCCTCAGTGTCGGCGCGGCGCGGCCCGGCGACCTGATGATCATGTACGGCTCGTCCACCTTCTTCATCCTCACGCAGCAGCACCCCACCCCCGACGCGCGCGTGTGGTCGGTGGGCGGCGCGTTCGAGGGGCAGGTGAACCTCGCGGCGGGCATGAGCACCACCGGCAGCCTCACCCGCTGGATCGTGGACGAGTTCGCGCGCGAACAGGACACCGCAGCCGCCTACGACACGCTGTTCACGCAGGCGGCCGCGCTGCCACCCGGCGCGGACGGCCTGCTGATGCTCCCGTACTTCAGCGGCGAGCGCACGCCCATCAACGACCCGCAGGCGCGCGGCGTGGTGGCGGGCCTGACCCTCTCGCACACCCGCGCGCACCTGTTCCGCGCGGCGCTGGAGGGCGTGGGTTACGGCATCCGCCACAATCTGGACGCGCTGCGCGACCTGGGCGCGGACGTGCGGCGCGTCATCGCGGTGGGCGGCGGCACGAAGGGCGGCACGTGGCTGCAGATCGTCTCGGACATCACCGGGCAGGTGCAGGAGGTGCCGCAGGTGACCGTCGGCGCCAGCTACGGCGACGCGTTCCTCGCGGGACTGGCCGCCGGGGTGCTGAGCCACGCCGACCTGGACCGCTGGGTGCAACCGGGCCCGCCCGTCACGCCCGACCCGGCCACCCGCGCCGAGTATGACCGCCTGTACCGCCTGTACCGCGCGCTGTACCCGGCCACCCGCGACATCGTCCACGCCCTGTGA
- a CDS encoding PsbP-related protein — protein MKRAHLLPPLLLAALSLTPALAQGAATTATPPAAEGTRTVEAVTATSSKGYSIRVPAGWIPLKNVPGADVAFINRDAGNVRPTVTVQVQDVDPKLKATLADFRDLFASQLSRDVPKFKMLGEKTIKLGSTPAILWTYLGDGDDGMVRWTQVLTLKNNRLFTATLVQPSGTTTEQIEEGRSILTSLTLK, from the coding sequence ATGAAGCGCGCCCATCTGCTGCCCCCGCTGCTCCTCGCGGCCCTGAGTCTCACCCCGGCCCTCGCGCAGGGCGCGGCCACCACGGCCACCCCCCCCGCGGCGGAGGGGACGCGCACCGTGGAGGCCGTCACCGCCACCAGTTCCAAGGGCTACTCGATCCGCGTCCCTGCCGGGTGGATTCCCCTGAAGAACGTGCCCGGCGCGGACGTGGCGTTCATCAACCGTGACGCGGGGAACGTGCGCCCCACCGTCACCGTGCAGGTACAGGACGTGGACCCCAAGCTGAAGGCGACCCTGGCGGACTTCCGCGACCTGTTCGCGTCGCAGCTGAGCAGGGACGTGCCCAAGTTCAAGATGCTGGGCGAGAAGACCATCAAGCTGGGCAGCACGCCCGCGATCCTCTGGACGTACCTGGGCGACGGGGACGACGGCATGGTCCGGTGGACGCAGGTGCTGACCCTGAAGAACAACCGCCTGTTCACCGCGACGCTGGTGCAGCCCAGCGGCACGACCACCGAACAGATCGAGGAAGGCCGCTCGATCCTGACCAGCCTGACCCTGAAGTAA